From a single Poseidonibacter antarcticus genomic region:
- a CDS encoding carbonic anhydrase yields MIINDLVKGNKKFREVSFPKFEGNIKELVENGQRPDVLFVGCSDSRVTPDLMLDTEPGDMFILRNVGNFVPPYTPDEDYHGSSAAIEYAVSVLGVKHIIICGHSHCGACKSLYHDVGDSPDLIHVKKWLELGKRAKEYTLLAIQDKSDQEKLYRATERISVVHQLENLLTFPDVERKIKNGELQIHGWYYRIEDGTIEYYDGEECSFMPLIEDINEK; encoded by the coding sequence ATGATAATAAATGATTTAGTAAAAGGAAATAAGAAATTTAGAGAAGTTAGTTTTCCTAAATTTGAAGGTAATATTAAAGAATTAGTTGAAAATGGACAAAGACCTGATGTACTTTTTGTTGGTTGTAGCGATAGTAGAGTTACTCCTGATTTAATGCTTGATACAGAACCAGGTGATATGTTTATTTTAAGAAATGTTGGGAATTTTGTACCTCCATATACTCCTGATGAAGATTACCATGGTAGTTCAGCTGCTATTGAATATGCAGTTTCAGTATTAGGGGTTAAGCATATTATTATCTGTGGACATTCACATTGTGGTGCATGTAAAAGTTTATATCATGATGTTGGTGATTCACCTGATTTAATACACGTAAAAAAATGGCTAGAACTTGGGAAAAGAGCAAAAGAATATACTCTTTTAGCAATCCAAGATAAAAGTGATCAAGAAAAATTATATAGAGCAACAGAGCGAATTTCTGTAGTACATCAATTAGAAAATCTACTTACTTTTCCTGATGTTGAAAGAAAAATTAAAAATGGTGAATTACAAATCCATGGTTGGTATTATAGAATTGAAGATGGTACTATAGAATATTACGATGGTGAAGAATGTTCATTTATGCCACTAATAGAAGATATTAATGAAAAATAA
- a CDS encoding aminotransferase class I/II-fold pyridoxal phosphate-dependent enzyme, which produces MYSKELSSIKKSNRFRTREVFAKSIIDLASNDYLGLSTNKDIFKKAYERVLEEQYTSPKASMLVNGYNQIHKDFEDALCKANNFEAAVTVGSGFLANISMIEALCRKNDTLFIDEEYHASGILATKLLKPEQVIVFNHNDYNDLENKILENKRTGRNIVAIEGVYSMGGDLAPKEFFDITQKYKALLIVDEAHSSGVIGDNLLGIFDYYKIKPTKYHIKMGTLGKAYGSYGAYILASNQIVDFLINRAKPIIYSTAPSLFDIALGLESLKFIKENKKALKEKINKNLTIISKLLDIKSNSLIIPIDIGDNKRVKEIQALLQEKSYLVGAIRQPTVKSAIIRLIAKVDIKEDDLIKVCKILKELK; this is translated from the coding sequence TTGTATTCAAAAGAACTATCATCTATTAAAAAATCAAACCGTTTTAGAACTCGTGAAGTATTTGCTAAATCAATAATTGACTTAGCTTCAAATGACTATTTAGGATTATCTACAAATAAAGATATTTTTAAAAAAGCATATGAAAGAGTCCTTGAAGAACAATATACAAGTCCCAAAGCATCAATGTTAGTAAATGGTTATAATCAAATTCATAAAGATTTTGAAGATGCCTTATGTAAAGCTAATAACTTTGAAGCTGCAGTAACAGTTGGTTCTGGTTTTCTTGCTAATATTTCAATGATTGAAGCATTATGTAGAAAAAATGATACTTTATTTATTGATGAAGAATATCACGCTAGTGGAATACTTGCAACAAAACTTTTAAAACCTGAACAAGTTATTGTGTTTAATCATAATGATTATAATGATTTAGAAAATAAAATCCTAGAAAATAAAAGAACTGGAAGAAATATAGTAGCAATTGAAGGTGTTTATTCGATGGGTGGAGATTTGGCACCTAAAGAATTCTTTGATATTACTCAAAAATATAAAGCATTACTAATAGTAGATGAAGCTCATAGTAGCGGAGTTATTGGAGACAATTTACTTGGAATATTTGACTATTATAAAATAAAACCAACAAAATATCATATTAAGATGGGAACATTAGGAAAAGCCTATGGTTCTTACGGTGCGTATATTTTAGCATCTAACCAAATTGTAGACTTTTTAATAAATCGGGCTAAACCTATTATTTATTCAACGGCCCCATCATTGTTTGATATTGCACTTGGATTAGAATCTTTAAAGTTTATAAAAGAGAATAAGAAAGCCTTAAAAGAAAAGATAAATAAAAATTTAACTATCATAAGCAAATTATTAGATATAAAATCAAATAGTTTAATAATTCCTATAGATATAGGAGATAATAAAAGAGTAAAAGAAATACAAGCACTTTTACAAGAAAAATCTTATTTAGTTGGTGCAATTAGACAACCAACAGTTAAGAGTGCAATTATTAGACTTATTGCAAAAGTAGATATAAAAGAAGATGATTTAATAAAAGTATGTAAAATTTTGAAGGAATTAAAATGA
- a CDS encoding AraC family transcriptional regulator, whose product MMKNNNRIFKIKELPFIELKYSTTFYECSQKHYHNMICILALKKGSAKYIVNEKELILKKNKLIVINPNEVHYSICDKKNEDYYVIYIDRNWYKTLQNQIFNSKDIIALPNIIEDLNINQEFFELFNILRDNNDVIEKELKVFNFFKNIFNKYIEEKIFLKIDETTKIAKEFKEYIEENISSKLTLSKIAKKLNVSPYHIIRICNQDFGLSANAYIVNKRVHRAKKLISDGVDISQAAVDVGFYDQSHLTNVFKKVFALTPKAYQNDIQISIKKGRDE is encoded by the coding sequence ATGATGAAAAATAATAATAGAATTTTTAAAATAAAAGAACTTCCTTTTATAGAATTAAAATATAGTACAACTTTTTATGAATGTTCACAAAAACATTATCACAATATGATATGTATTTTAGCTTTAAAAAAAGGTAGTGCAAAATATATTGTAAATGAAAAAGAGTTAATTTTAAAGAAAAATAAGTTAATCGTAATTAATCCAAATGAAGTACATTATTCTATTTGTGATAAAAAAAATGAAGATTATTATGTAATTTATATAGATAGAAATTGGTATAAAACCTTACAAAATCAAATATTTAATTCAAAAGACATAATTGCATTACCTAATATAATAGAAGATTTGAATATAAATCAAGAATTTTTTGAATTATTTAATATTTTACGAGATAACAATGATGTTATAGAAAAAGAGTTAAAGGTATTTAATTTTTTTAAAAATATCTTTAATAAATATATTGAAGAAAAGATATTTTTAAAAATTGATGAAACTACTAAAATTGCAAAAGAGTTTAAAGAATATATTGAAGAAAATATATCTTCAAAATTAACTTTGTCAAAAATTGCAAAAAAATTAAATGTAAGTCCTTATCATATTATTAGAATTTGTAATCAAGATTTTGGCTTATCGGCAAATGCGTATATAGTTAATAAAAGAGTTCATAGAGCAAAAAAATTAATTAGCGATGGTGTTGATATTTCCCAAGCTGCTGTTGACGTTGGTTTTTATGATCAAAGTCATTTAACAAATGTTTTTAAAAAAGTTTTTGCTTTAACACCAAAAGCTTATCAAAATGATATACAAATAAGTATAAAAAAGGGTAGAGATGAATAG
- a CDS encoding YbfB/YjiJ family MFS transporter produces MNSLNLLDRNKNFNILLAGIIGLFIGVGVARFSYTSLLPSMLGDETLSLTFSGVLASLNYVGYLGGSIFAIFIKDINTKVKYFRIGIVLCILTTLIMGITTNEILWIIGRIIAGFGAAMALVVGAAIVMTKLNYNDKTKAMGIYFSGIGGALALSDIISRYVLSISSWQTSWIVLTIIGTLVTFYPLYILSFDKKINAHNEKHPINKSLFSPFVVILIAAYFTEGVGFVIQGTFLPTILKSIPGLETVAGLSWLLVGLAGIPAAIIWMKLAHKYGSVNVIIIAMSIQIVGILIPTMTTNMYLNLFCGILYGGTFTGLVALFMNLGGKLAGKNPVMLMGALTTAYGIGQVTAPLYAVSLTQWTGNYDYALYLTAVIVLFGVVLLLGAKKFKSYVS; encoded by the coding sequence ATGAATAGTTTAAATTTATTAGATAGAAATAAAAATTTTAATATTTTATTAGCAGGAATTATAGGGCTTTTTATTGGTGTTGGAGTGGCAAGATTCTCTTATACGTCTCTTTTACCTTCAATGTTAGGAGATGAGACTTTATCTTTAACTTTTTCAGGAGTATTGGCATCTTTAAATTATGTTGGTTATTTGGGTGGATCAATTTTTGCAATTTTCATAAAAGATATAAATACTAAAGTTAAATATTTTCGTATAGGAATAGTCCTTTGTATTTTGACAACTTTAATTATGGGTATTACAACTAATGAAATATTATGGATAATTGGTAGAATTATTGCTGGGTTTGGTGCTGCAATGGCATTAGTCGTTGGTGCTGCTATTGTTATGACAAAACTAAATTATAATGATAAAACAAAAGCAATGGGAATATATTTTTCAGGAATTGGGGGTGCTTTAGCCTTATCTGATATTATAAGTAGATATGTATTATCTATTTCTTCATGGCAAACTTCATGGATTGTTCTTACGATTATTGGTACACTTGTGACATTTTATCCTTTATATATATTATCTTTTGATAAAAAAATTAATGCACATAATGAAAAACATCCAATAAACAAATCTTTATTTTCACCTTTTGTTGTAATTTTAATCGCTGCATATTTTACAGAAGGTGTTGGTTTTGTAATTCAAGGTACTTTTCTTCCTACAATTTTAAAATCAATTCCAGGATTAGAAACAGTTGCTGGATTATCTTGGCTTCTTGTAGGACTTGCAGGAATTCCTGCTGCTATTATTTGGATGAAATTAGCACATAAATATGGAAGTGTTAATGTAATTATTATTGCAATGTCTATTCAAATTGTTGGTATCTTAATACCTACTATGACTACAAATATGTACTTAAATCTTTTTTGTGGAATATTATATGGAGGAACATTTACAGGACTTGTAGCATTGTTTATGAATCTTGGTGGAAAACTTGCAGGGAAAAATCCAGTTATGTTAATGGGCGCTTTAACAACTGCTTATGGAATAGGGCAAGTAACAGCCCCTCTTTATGCAGTAAGTTTAACTCAATGGACTGGAAACTATGACTATGCATTATACTTAACAGCTGTAATAGTTTTATTTGGAGTAGTATTACTTTTAGGAGCAAAAAAATTTAAAAGTTATGTTTCTTAA
- a CDS encoding DUF2868 domain-containing protein has translation MNLSVYIRRRKNLSDLDLIDLSKSKYNKEKDDYKKLIKISDDLNKNKNQEIFKYIYFFIPIILSLILSLGYVDKSTNQINILFFILVIIIIPFGLMTISLVGILYKRSSNSCFSFITEKIQDEIVKEGIKKVSCFYLQGISIIFSVLSIVILLFLTAIESYKFYFATTWLSNNFFTSIIDFFSYPIKMIFPGLIPSHELIIESSKNASSNSIWLWFLISLLVFWILIPRTISLILAFYFSQKALKNSFLYNSKSKRILEYLKPKITTTDYEKEEIYNSSLKRKNGSIDIKNTKEQMESKYSKILLYSLNENAINAIKNDERYLNIDIESYHRNMNFKDFTSNVLIIINVQSSPKMIAINMMRKLSHCSLYLCFVDDNGSEVFEDSNILEWKRFLKEKEINIELPNE, from the coding sequence ATGAACTTAAGTGTATATATACGAAGAAGAAAAAACTTAAGTGATTTAGACTTAATTGATTTATCCAAAAGTAAGTATAACAAAGAAAAAGATGATTATAAGAAATTAATAAAAATTTCAGATGATTTAAATAAAAATAAAAATCAGGAAATATTCAAGTATATTTATTTTTTTATACCTATTATTTTGTCATTAATTTTGTCTTTAGGATATGTAGATAAAAGTACTAATCAAATCAATATTTTATTTTTTATATTAGTGATTATTATCATACCTTTTGGATTAATGACTATTTCACTTGTAGGTATTCTATATAAAAGAAGTTCAAATTCATGTTTTAGTTTTATTACAGAAAAAATACAAGATGAAATTGTAAAAGAAGGAATAAAAAAAGTTTCTTGCTTTTATTTACAAGGTATATCTATTATTTTTTCAGTTTTATCTATAGTTATATTATTGTTTTTAACAGCAATTGAAAGTTATAAATTTTATTTTGCAACTACATGGCTTAGTAATAATTTCTTTACTTCTATAATAGATTTTTTTTCCTATCCAATAAAAATGATTTTTCCAGGTCTTATTCCTAGTCATGAATTAATAATTGAATCATCTAAAAATGCCAGTAGTAATTCTATTTGGTTATGGTTTCTTATTAGTTTGCTTGTTTTTTGGATTTTAATACCTCGAACAATAAGTTTGATTCTTGCTTTTTATTTTTCACAAAAGGCACTAAAAAATTCTTTTTTATATAATAGTAAATCAAAAAGAATATTAGAATATCTTAAGCCAAAAATCACAACTACAGATTATGAAAAAGAAGAAATTTACAACTCTTCTTTGAAAAGAAAAAATGGTAGTATTGATATAAAAAATACAAAGGAACAAATGGAATCTAAGTATTCAAAAATTTTACTTTATTCATTAAATGAAAATGCAATAAATGCAATAAAAAATGATGAAAGATATCTAAATATTGATATTGAAAGTTATCATAGAAATATGAATTTTAAAGATTTTACTTCTAATGTTTTAATTATAATAAATGTCCAAAGTTCACCTAAAATGATAGCTATAAATATGATGAGAAAATTAAGCCATTGTTCTTTATATTTATGTTTTGTAGATGATAATGGATCAGAAGTTTTTGAAGATTCAAATATATTAGAGTGGAAAAGATTTTTAAAAGAAAAAGAGATAAATATTGAGCTTCCAAATGAATAA
- a CDS encoding DUF3482 domain-containing protein translates to MNNNLKIAIIGDPNKGKSSLVSTLAYDDNIKISSKSGETTISKCFPLKIDDEIIYELYDTPGFDNYEELLDFNDENKDKYTDFDSLLEAFIKKYENNEEYKKDIEIYKILRQKPIILYLINSSESYRSEYQSQIDIITKTNLPSFAIFNQIGEEDNKHTWESITKLYFIDSLDYNVLNSSFKDKIRLLESMKLKIEDSKIKEQLSHSILILNKDFQRRIKFTFEELVDSFYKIITYKKEFTYTKNSQNHKNDFFKDIKKQEDKFYNIIAKEWGFYNLNSDIQKLKRIEIDSENFTKIFGLPKSTLIAIATSLGAVSGGSIGFGVDLFGSMGLGTLLGSGIGAISAGTASLIGTELISKKTKGFGVKEQTVYGPITNLNWRMSLFTKLYLFSELIAQRSHANRSDFKNQDNAEEIFDDKKEILKLAKKNSDTNKKELMLILEKTYERRQKN, encoded by the coding sequence ATGAATAATAATTTAAAAATAGCAATTATAGGTGATCCAAATAAAGGAAAGAGTAGTTTAGTTTCAACTCTTGCCTATGATGATAATATTAAAATATCAAGTAAATCAGGAGAAACAACTATTTCAAAATGTTTTCCTTTAAAAATTGATGATGAAATAATCTATGAATTATATGATACTCCTGGCTTTGATAATTATGAAGAATTATTAGATTTTAATGATGAAAATAAAGATAAATATACTGATTTTGACTCTTTATTAGAAGCTTTTATAAAAAAATATGAAAATAATGAAGAGTATAAGAAAGATATTGAAATCTATAAAATCCTAAGACAAAAGCCTATTATTCTTTATTTAATAAATAGTTCTGAATCATATAGAAGTGAATATCAAAGCCAAATAGATATTATTACAAAGACAAATCTTCCTTCTTTTGCTATTTTTAATCAAATAGGAGAAGAAGATAATAAACATACTTGGGAAAGTATTACAAAGCTATATTTTATTGATTCTTTAGATTATAATGTATTAAATTCTTCTTTTAAAGATAAGATAAGATTATTAGAATCAATGAAATTAAAAATAGAAGATAGTAAAATTAAAGAACAACTAAGTCATTCTATTTTAATTTTAAATAAAGACTTTCAAAGAAGAATAAAATTTACTTTTGAAGAATTAGTAGATAGTTTTTATAAAATAATTACATATAAAAAAGAGTTTACATATACAAAGAATTCTCAAAATCATAAAAATGATTTTTTTAAAGATATAAAAAAACAAGAAGATAAATTTTATAATATTATTGCAAAAGAGTGGGGTTTTTATAATTTAAATAGTGATATTCAAAAGCTAAAAAGAATAGAAATAGATTCAGAGAATTTTACTAAAATCTTTGGTCTTCCTAAATCTACATTAATTGCAATTGCAACTTCTTTGGGTGCTGTTTCAGGTGGTTCTATTGGATTTGGTGTTGATTTATTTGGAAGTATGGGCCTTGGTACTTTATTAGGTTCTGGAATAGGTGCAATTTCTGCTGGGACTGCATCATTAATTGGAACAGAATTAATAAGCAAAAAAACAAAAGGCTTTGGAGTAAAAGAACAAACTGTTTATGGTCCTATTACAAATTTGAATTGGAGAATGTCTTTATTTACAAAGTTATATCTTTTTTCTGAATTAATTGCGCAAAGATCTCATGCAAATAGAAGTGATTTTAAAAATCAAGATAATGCAGAAGAAATTTTTGATGACAAAAAAGAAATTTTAAAACTTGCTAAAAAAAATAGTGATACTAATAAAAAAGAGTTAATGCTTATTCTTGAAAAGACTTATGAAAGAAGGCAAAAAAATTAA
- a CDS encoding YraN family protein, translating to MSKHKGDEAEKRAISYLEDLGYKIIEHNFYAKKLGEIDIIAVKNNIYHFCEVKSGNDYESAINNITPSKLSKIKRSLNYYLQIKKLNVAYCIDAIIVTPTNIDLLENITL from the coding sequence ATGAGTAAACATAAAGGCGATGAAGCAGAAAAAAGAGCTATATCTTATTTAGAAGATTTAGGCTACAAAATAATTGAACATAATTTTTATGCTAAAAAATTAGGTGAAATAGATATTATTGCAGTAAAGAATAATATCTATCACTTTTGTGAAGTTAAATCAGGAAATGACTATGAAAGTGCTATTAATAATATAACACCTTCAAAATTATCTAAAATAAAAAGAAGCCTTAACTACTATTTACAAATTAAAAAACTAAATGTTGCTTATTGTATTGATGCCATAATAGTTACACCTACTAATATTGATTTACTTGAAAATATTACACTTTAA
- the thiS gene encoding sulfur carrier protein ThiS has protein sequence MQLIINGENKSFDDTFSLQQIMINLEIGDKVMAAAVNMEIVKKDTWNDFIPKNDDKIELLQFVGGG, from the coding sequence ATGCAATTAATAATAAATGGTGAAAATAAAAGTTTTGATGATACTTTTTCACTACAACAAATAATGATAAACTTAGAAATTGGAGATAAAGTAATGGCAGCTGCTGTTAATATGGAAATAGTAAAAAAAGATACTTGGAATGATTTTATTCCAAAAAATGACGACAAAATTGAATTACTTCAATTCGTTGGTGGTGGTTGA
- a CDS encoding response regulator transcription factor has translation MRILLLEDDVMLNRSITQYLQSTNHEVRTVRDGRNCLRILEEENQFELLILDINVPDINGFEVLETLHGRSILVPTIFISALIDIEEISRAFELGCYDYLKKPFHLKELTLRINKITQSQIVPKQNKKLSSKYSFNSNTLTLLYNNMAQTLTKRQIQIIQLLARYRNSTVNYDMFREFVWQDNDIDNATIRAEVNRLKKVLHEDFIINIRGLGYMIEYEKE, from the coding sequence ATGAGAATTTTACTATTAGAAGATGATGTAATGCTAAATAGATCAATTACTCAATATCTTCAATCAACAAATCATGAAGTAAGAACTGTACGAGATGGAAGAAATTGTCTTAGAATTCTAGAAGAAGAAAATCAATTTGAACTATTAATATTAGATATTAATGTACCTGATATAAATGGATTTGAAGTATTAGAAACATTACATGGAAGAAGTATTCTTGTTCCAACTATTTTTATATCTGCACTTATAGATATTGAAGAAATCTCAAGAGCATTTGAACTTGGATGTTATGATTATTTGAAAAAACCCTTTCATCTTAAAGAGCTTACTTTACGTATAAATAAAATTACACAGTCACAAATTGTTCCAAAACAAAATAAAAAACTTTCTTCTAAATATAGTTTCAACTCAAATACTTTAACTCTTTTGTATAATAATATGGCACAAACTCTTACAAAAAGACAAATACAAATTATTCAACTTCTTGCAAGATATAGAAATTCAACTGTTAATTATGATATGTTTAGAGAGTTTGTATGGCAAGATAATGATATTGATAATGCAACAATTAGAGCAGAAGTTAATAGACTAAAAAAAGTATTACATGAAGATTTTATTATAAATATAAGAGGTCTTGGATACATGATTGAATATGAAAAAGAATAA
- a CDS encoding SAM-dependent methyltransferase encodes MIKFSEYFNEWLYGNDGYYATYKQIGKDGDFFTSVSTSSFFGGAIAKKIIQTIESGFLPKNTTILEIGAHHGYLLADVIQFIYTLKPELLDTLNFSIVERFPKLQEKQKEYIKESFGDIIKLKHYDHLSEVKLDNAFVLANEIFDAFSCELVYTNDKNILQQAFVENHKIKFIDCVDEKIINHCKKYQITKGEMGIGYEEFINTLCKNIKSFEFLTFDYGDRYPRNDFSTRVYEKHEVYPIFEEDLDLKKLYKKSDITYDVHFNHLRDCFKNNNIDNIVFNTQLKALVEFGIIELLEILKANVNESSYLRQTQKVKTLLEPTGMGDRFKILNVKRS; translated from the coding sequence ATGATAAAATTTAGTGAATACTTTAATGAATGGCTGTATGGAAATGATGGCTATTATGCTACATATAAACAAATAGGGAAAGATGGTGATTTTTTTACATCTGTTTCTACTTCATCATTTTTTGGTGGAGCAATTGCAAAAAAAATTATACAAACAATAGAAAGTGGATTTTTACCCAAAAATACTACAATATTAGAAATTGGTGCGCATCATGGATATTTGTTAGCTGATGTAATTCAATTTATTTATACTCTTAAACCTGAACTTCTTGATACTTTAAATTTCAGTATTGTAGAAAGATTTCCTAAGCTTCAAGAAAAACAAAAAGAATATATAAAAGAATCATTTGGTGATATAATCAAATTAAAACATTATGATCATTTAAGTGAAGTTAAACTTGACAATGCTTTTGTATTAGCAAATGAAATATTTGATGCGTTTTCATGTGAATTAGTTTATACAAATGATAAAAATATTTTACAACAAGCCTTTGTAGAAAATCACAAAATCAAGTTTATTGATTGTGTTGATGAAAAAATAATAAATCATTGTAAAAAATATCAAATTACAAAAGGTGAAATGGGAATTGGATATGAAGAGTTTATTAATACACTTTGTAAAAATATAAAAAGTTTTGAATTTTTAACTTTTGATTATGGAGATAGATACCCAAGAAATGACTTTTCTACAAGAGTTTATGAAAAGCATGAGGTATATCCAATATTTGAAGAAGATTTAGACCTAAAAAAATTATATAAAAAATCTGATATAACATATGATGTGCATTTTAATCATTTACGTGATTGTTTCAAAAATAACAATATAGATAATATTGTTTTTAATACTCAATTAAAAGCTTTAGTAGAATTTGGAATCATTGAATTGCTAGAAATTTTAAAAGCAAATGTAAACGAGTCAAGCTATCTTAGACAAACACAAAAAGTTAAAACATTACTAGAACCAACTGGTATGGGAGATAGATTTAAAATTTTAAATGTAAAACGGAGTTAA
- a CDS encoding OmpA family protein, protein MKIKLMISSIVAAAMISGCATKTGNQTIDNNQSAIIGTTLGALAGIALGNNIGGGSKSRNKVIGAVAGAAIGGAIGYNLDQQAKEVANSLDTNVNNNPNAALDPNQDLIVSNTDNYVKIMFRDAMMFETNSATPTMSANSKILKVTSVLEKYPNTLVQVTGHTDSRGTHSYNKTLSEQRASNVGNIIYNSGVQNQIFSKGCSFDKPIAPNNNATNMALNRRVEVYLYPNQESVIDTCK, encoded by the coding sequence ATGAAAATAAAATTAATGATATCTTCAATTGTTGCAGCAGCTATGATTAGTGGTTGTGCCACAAAAACAGGAAATCAAACAATAGATAATAATCAAAGTGCAATTATAGGTACAACATTAGGAGCACTTGCAGGAATTGCTCTAGGAAATAATATAGGTGGTGGAAGTAAAAGTAGAAATAAAGTAATTGGCGCAGTAGCAGGTGCTGCTATTGGTGGAGCTATTGGTTATAATTTAGACCAACAAGCAAAAGAAGTTGCTAACAGTTTAGATACAAATGTTAATAATAATCCAAATGCAGCATTAGACCCAAATCAAGACTTAATTGTATCAAATACAGATAATTACGTAAAAATTATGTTTAGAGATGCCATGATGTTTGAAACAAATTCAGCAACACCAACTATGAGTGCAAATTCTAAAATTTTAAAAGTAACAAGTGTACTTGAAAAATATCCAAATACCTTAGTTCAAGTAACGGGGCATACAGATAGTAGAGGTACTCATTCTTATAATAAAACATTATCAGAACAAAGAGCTTCAAATGTTGGTAATATTATTTATAATTCAGGTGTACAAAATCAAATTTTCTCAAAAGGTTGTTCTTTTGATAAACCTATAGCTCCTAATAATAATGCTACTAATATGGCCCTAAATAGAAGAGTTGAAGTTTATTTATATCCAAATCAAGAATCAGTAATTGATACGTGTAAATAA